In the Leptolyngbya sp. SIO1E4 genome, one interval contains:
- a CDS encoding glycosyltransferase, producing the protein MRILFLTTILLSKNRNGGEVASQCFIDALNKLGHDVEVVGYLRKGDSLDTCAHKIKVVDQRYTETRKASKLSLINWYTLSLINGLAYSAAKYYSGAYVKLLKQRLQSNLHDIIIIDHAQLGWLLRYIPEQCRMITIAHNVEQSIYQEIYQRSTHPIARWVYRREAALIRASEDQLAHEAQQIWTLTENDAKYFSNLTGTDKARVFGLPPTSAATRQDSLDKSFDIGLLGSWAWTANDEALQWFLSSVYPYLPADVSIHVAGKGADWLTDRYPNIHYRGVVPDAQEFLAQARVIAIPTLSGGGIQIKTLDAIASGSLIVATPIALRGIANPPATVETAQQPKAFANQLLKAVQMPFAQAATDAKAWYRDRQQQFLNDIHHAVDQLCHPRETGHRNSELAKKES; encoded by the coding sequence ATGAGAATTCTTTTCCTAACAACCATCCTTTTGAGCAAAAATCGGAATGGTGGTGAGGTGGCATCACAATGCTTCATTGATGCCCTTAATAAGTTAGGACATGATGTTGAGGTCGTAGGATACCTGCGTAAAGGTGATTCGCTGGATACGTGTGCCCATAAAATCAAAGTCGTTGATCAGCGATATACCGAAACCCGCAAGGCTAGCAAGCTCAGCCTGATTAATTGGTATACCTTAAGCCTGATTAATGGGCTAGCCTATTCAGCAGCAAAGTATTATTCCGGTGCGTATGTAAAGCTGCTCAAGCAGCGATTACAGAGCAACTTGCACGACATTATTATTATCGATCATGCTCAACTAGGCTGGCTTTTAAGATATATTCCTGAGCAATGTCGGATGATTACGATCGCTCACAACGTTGAACAATCTATCTACCAAGAGATTTATCAACGGTCAACTCATCCGATTGCCCGTTGGGTTTATCGACGGGAAGCGGCACTCATTCGAGCCAGTGAAGATCAATTAGCCCACGAGGCTCAACAGATTTGGACGCTGACAGAAAACGACGCCAAGTATTTCTCTAACCTGACAGGTACAGATAAGGCAAGAGTCTTTGGTCTTCCCCCGACATCAGCTGCGACCCGACAAGACTCTCTAGACAAAAGTTTCGATATTGGGTTACTGGGCAGTTGGGCATGGACGGCCAATGATGAAGCGCTGCAGTGGTTTTTATCCTCGGTTTATCCATACTTACCGGCTGATGTCTCCATTCATGTGGCAGGGAAAGGAGCCGATTGGCTAACCGATCGATATCCCAACATTCACTACAGGGGGGTCGTTCCTGACGCTCAAGAATTTTTAGCTCAGGCCCGGGTAATTGCAATTCCTACCCTGAGTGGGGGAGGGATTCAGATTAAAACCCTAGATGCGATCGCCTCTGGTTCGCTGATTGTGGCCACACCAATTGCCTTACGAGGGATTGCCAACCCCCCTGCAACTGTTGAGACGGCCCAGCAGCCCAAAGCGTTTGCTAACCAACTGCTCAAGGCTGTCCAGATGCCATTCGCGCAGGCAGCCACCGATGCAAAAGCATGGTATCGAGATCGCCAACAACAGTTTCTAAACGACATTCATCACGCCGTTGATCAACTTTGCCACCCTCGCGAGACAGGCCATCGTAACTCAGAACTTGCAAAAAAAGAATCATGA
- a CDS encoding exostosin family protein: protein MKPRIKLDISFGFVQQIRLAHALTESNFPIVISKTDSPKFSLLEEKFGMQFIEGEAGDIHLSKQLGIVHHKPSVNVGNLRRPLIFPHVIVEYCRTLWKCEREHKYSFAGLVTQKRKELIQDWVTKNLHGHASQLPTRNRVKQKLYSLIGWDDIQKKQIGDLVFWSSTRGRRFPIKAWDDDYFKFLANSQFVLCPSGDYVWSYRFFEAILCGAIPIVEQSCHAYKGFRFLHLHDSPQDIEWSQEDAEHNFKLCVERITLPIDVLNKEIKKLWLEIPEKSWVS, encoded by the coding sequence ATGAAACCAAGAATCAAGCTTGACATCTCTTTTGGCTTTGTTCAACAGATAAGGCTTGCCCATGCACTAACAGAGTCTAATTTTCCGATTGTGATTTCAAAAACAGACTCGCCAAAATTTTCTTTGTTAGAAGAGAAGTTTGGAATGCAGTTTATTGAGGGAGAAGCTGGAGATATTCATCTCTCGAAACAGCTGGGTATTGTTCATCATAAACCATCTGTAAATGTAGGTAATCTGCGCAGACCCCTTATCTTCCCCCACGTAATTGTTGAATATTGTCGCACTTTATGGAAATGTGAGCGGGAGCATAAATATTCTTTTGCCGGGTTGGTCACTCAGAAGAGAAAGGAACTGATACAAGATTGGGTCACAAAGAACCTTCATGGGCACGCATCTCAGCTACCAACTCGTAATAGAGTCAAACAAAAACTCTATTCATTAATTGGATGGGACGATATCCAGAAAAAGCAGATTGGGGATCTTGTTTTCTGGTCGTCTACAAGGGGACGACGGTTTCCCATCAAAGCTTGGGATGATGATTATTTCAAGTTCCTGGCAAACTCTCAATTTGTCTTGTGCCCTAGCGGCGATTATGTATGGTCTTACAGATTTTTTGAGGCAATATTGTGTGGTGCGATTCCGATTGTTGAGCAGAGTTGCCATGCTTACAAAGGATTTCGATTTTTACACTTGCATGACTCTCCGCAAGATATTGAGTGGTCTCAGGAAGATGCGGAACACAACTTCAAACTATGCGTCGAAAGAATTACATTGCCAATAGATGTGTTGAATAAAGAGATAAAGAAACTTTGGCTGGAAATCCCAGAGAAAAGCTGGGTGAGCTAA
- a CDS encoding glycosyltransferase, with translation MNISFGILAYNEADSICDLLRSLLIQDIIADENSSSKYDSLEIIVIPNGCTDNTAQLAEETLKKLAQEQPFSKIKWRVCEIKEPGKSNAWNHYVHDFSCAEADYLCFLDADIELLEKNTFSKLLEYLNSHSEARVVTDTLVRDIEIKQNRNLWEQVLLSISGSNENDNHFICGQLYCARASALRSVWMPIGLPAEDAFLRGMIVRDDFSPKRSIHRIQKVPNVRHKFEAYKSPLKLLRHEKRLIIGYTINAAIFSYLSAQYKTLTQANDYIKTMNSKEPQWLERVFKESIKNKGFWVTPKGILTRRLSNVRSTKGFKRLIKAFAIPVSFGFDFLASLLANLEIRKSGGVGYW, from the coding sequence ATGAACATTAGCTTTGGCATATTAGCCTACAATGAGGCTGATTCAATCTGTGATTTGTTGAGATCTTTATTAATTCAAGACATTATTGCTGATGAGAACTCTAGTTCTAAATATGACTCCCTTGAGATTATTGTGATTCCGAATGGATGTACGGATAATACTGCTCAATTAGCTGAAGAAACCTTAAAGAAACTAGCTCAAGAGCAACCGTTCTCCAAAATAAAATGGCGCGTCTGTGAAATTAAAGAACCCGGCAAGAGTAATGCCTGGAATCACTATGTCCATGATTTTTCATGTGCAGAGGCTGATTATCTTTGTTTCCTGGATGCTGATATTGAATTATTGGAAAAAAATACGTTTTCCAAGCTGTTAGAGTACCTGAATTCCCATTCTGAAGCACGGGTTGTGACAGATACGCTTGTCCGAGATATTGAAATAAAACAGAATAGAAATTTGTGGGAGCAGGTATTACTTTCTATATCTGGCTCCAACGAAAATGACAACCACTTTATCTGTGGGCAACTATATTGTGCCAGAGCATCAGCGTTGCGGTCTGTCTGGATGCCGATTGGGTTACCGGCAGAAGACGCTTTCTTAAGGGGCATGATAGTGCGAGATGATTTCTCTCCTAAGCGAAGTATTCACCGCATTCAAAAAGTTCCAAATGTACGACATAAATTTGAAGCTTATAAAAGTCCGTTGAAGCTTTTACGACATGAGAAGCGTTTGATCATTGGGTATACCATTAACGCAGCTATCTTTTCATACTTATCTGCCCAGTATAAAACCTTAACTCAAGCGAACGACTATATTAAGACAATGAACTCAAAAGAGCCTCAATGGCTGGAGCGAGTCTTTAAAGAAAGCATTAAGAATAAAGGATTCTGGGTTACTCCGAAAGGTATCTTAACCAGGCGACTGTCGAATGTTCGCTCAACGAAAGGCTTCAAGCGCTTAATCAAGGCATTCGCGATTCCTGTATCATTTGGGTTTGATTTTCTAGCCAGCTTGCTTGCTAATCTGGAAATCCGCAAGAGCGGAGGCGTTGGTTATTGGTAG
- a CDS encoding polysaccharide pyruvyl transferase family protein produces the protein MNIKPAIRNKILGYKHLIQTPLWNTIWIDHVKFLWYDTKNWGDALNPILIEKISGTHARGFDIALRAQQPVSEDPRVAPFYLVIGSTLKHADSQTSIWGAGFASELSKFRQRPRKIHAVRGPLSRDRICALGVDCPSIYGDPALLYPRFYDPGLNPSYKLGIIPHYLDAKNPVLKKFKTDSSVLILDIKAGIEKFIQDLCRCEHIVSSSLHGLIMADAYGIPSQWVELSDKLPGTGLKFHDYYASINCFDMHSIKLGEDSSVQQLYDICQHHKVTLDLDRLLEVCPFRDRHSK, from the coding sequence ATGAACATCAAACCCGCTATTAGAAATAAGATACTGGGATATAAACATCTCATTCAAACCCCTCTTTGGAATACGATTTGGATAGATCATGTAAAGTTCTTGTGGTACGACACTAAAAATTGGGGCGACGCACTAAATCCCATTCTAATTGAGAAAATTTCAGGTACCCATGCAAGAGGGTTTGATATTGCGCTGAGAGCTCAACAGCCAGTTTCTGAAGATCCTAGAGTAGCCCCGTTCTATCTAGTGATTGGAAGTACCTTAAAGCATGCTGACTCTCAAACGAGTATTTGGGGCGCTGGGTTTGCAAGTGAATTAAGTAAGTTTCGACAGCGACCTAGAAAAATCCATGCTGTTCGAGGGCCATTAAGTAGAGACCGTATATGCGCTTTGGGTGTTGATTGTCCTTCTATTTATGGTGATCCTGCACTCTTATATCCCCGATTTTATGATCCTGGATTAAATCCAAGTTATAAGTTAGGCATTATCCCTCACTATTTAGATGCTAAAAACCCTGTCCTCAAGAAGTTTAAAACTGATTCCAGTGTCTTAATTTTAGATATTAAGGCAGGGATTGAGAAGTTTATTCAGGATTTATGTCGCTGCGAACACATTGTATCCAGTTCTCTGCACGGACTCATTATGGCCGATGCCTATGGGATCCCCTCACAATGGGTAGAACTGTCTGATAAGCTCCCAGGTACAGGGCTCAAATTTCATGATTACTATGCTTCGATCAATTGTTTTGACATGCATAGCATTAAGCTAGGCGAAGATTCTTCTGTGCAACAACTTTATGATATATGTCAGCATCATAAAGTCACCCTTGATTTAGATAGACTCCTTGAGGTTTGCCCATTTAGAGATAGACATTCAAAATAG
- a CDS encoding O-antigen ligase family protein, with translation MTAKASSLEGAGRTTDSRDSKARNGFLEKAIVVFIILATSNAWIYPEPGISPLISRSPWFSLINAASYLFTFVVFFKNWQSIIFYLRKEKFIILLVILACLSTQWSPNASLSLQLLRNVIRLTLLGSYLAVRYSLKEQLQLLAWAMAIAVLVSLPLCMLLPNHGFHHALDGCRGIYNHKNHLGRITLISTVLFFVFAFKSEGAKAFRWILFGISFALLVLSNSKTSLLGFFVTLIAFPLQKSLQQRYKFRTLFLVSLTLSIIITISLVAINLVIALESIGKDPTFSARLPLWGILIDKVKEQPLLGYGFQGFWSSQRKMVSLLLVSEGYTWRAGHAHSGFIETALSLGLVGLSLFSLSLFSGIFRSLQLLRDSSTLESLWTAQFLVCFLLVNATIESTILAPNLLWMLYVSIAISLARNRRIALERIASHRALTEHSNASFNR, from the coding sequence ATGACAGCTAAAGCCTCTAGCCTTGAAGGTGCAGGTCGCACAACAGACTCAAGGGACTCAAAAGCCAGGAATGGATTTCTCGAAAAAGCAATTGTTGTCTTCATTATATTAGCCACATCTAACGCTTGGATTTATCCAGAGCCTGGTATATCCCCTCTTATCAGCAGATCCCCTTGGTTTTCACTGATTAATGCTGCCAGCTATTTATTTACCTTTGTTGTATTCTTTAAGAATTGGCAAAGCATTATTTTTTATCTAAGAAAAGAAAAATTTATAATTCTACTGGTTATTCTGGCCTGTTTATCAACTCAATGGTCTCCCAATGCCAGTTTGAGTTTACAACTATTAAGGAACGTGATTAGGCTCACGCTTCTAGGGTCTTACTTAGCGGTTCGATATTCATTGAAAGAACAGCTACAGCTCCTTGCCTGGGCGATGGCGATCGCGGTTTTGGTGAGCTTACCTCTGTGTATGTTGCTTCCTAACCATGGATTTCACCACGCATTGGATGGTTGTCGGGGAATATATAACCATAAAAACCACCTCGGTCGCATTACGCTTATCAGTACAGTTCTATTTTTTGTCTTTGCATTTAAGAGTGAAGGTGCAAAGGCTTTTAGATGGATATTGTTTGGAATCTCTTTTGCTCTGTTAGTACTCTCTAACTCGAAAACATCGTTGTTAGGTTTTTTTGTGACGCTCATAGCATTTCCTTTGCAGAAAAGTCTTCAGCAGAGATACAAGTTCAGAACGCTATTTTTAGTATCCCTAACACTCTCGATTATTATTACAATTTCTTTGGTTGCTATTAATTTGGTGATTGCTTTAGAATCGATTGGTAAAGATCCCACCTTCAGTGCTCGGTTACCGCTGTGGGGTATTCTGATCGATAAGGTTAAAGAGCAGCCTTTATTGGGGTATGGATTCCAAGGTTTTTGGAGTTCTCAAAGAAAGATGGTCAGCCTCCTGCTGGTGTCAGAAGGCTATACCTGGAGGGCTGGTCATGCCCATAGTGGTTTTATCGAAACCGCCCTCAGCCTTGGCTTAGTTGGCCTATCACTGTTTTCTCTGAGTTTGTTTTCAGGAATTTTTAGGAGTTTGCAGTTATTGAGAGACTCAAGCACCCTTGAATCTCTGTGGACAGCTCAATTCCTAGTGTGCTTTCTGTTAGTGAATGCAACTATAGAATCTACAATTTTAGCTCCAAATCTGTTGTGGATGCTCTATGTCTCAATTGCAATCTCTCTTGCCAGGAATAGGAGAATAGCTTTAGAAAGAATAGCCTCTCATCGAGCCTTGACTGAGCATAGTAACGCTAGTTTCAATCGCTGA
- a CDS encoding O-antigen ligase family protein, with the protein MERFFSPRTLIYAWNKIELLITIYLLLIAEQTFLRNSKYVVYGLVALLVLKHWKRVTYATTRDIILPVLVVLAAFSVMWSAAPHVTADEMDLVWRSTFFGVYIGARYTPKEQMQLLAWVCGAAAILSLIYILFIPSTGISFTNGEETWQGIYKHKQYLGRMMTLGAVIFALNLAAHPKQRWINLSGFILTTVMLVLARSTTSLIVFIIALLILSLQNFVKLGYKLKIFLLATITSLICIVSILILGNLEFIVVDFLGKDLTFSGRTEVWTMAIQKGAERFWLGYGYSGFWTSSESSQILNSTWALSKSAGEGRFHVHSGFIDLFLQLGMLGLALFSIGFFLTLSRVIVLLTRTHQIEFLCMFQILILKILFNTTETMTILSGNIFWPLYVSIVLSSIIQRQRLLRVSTREIINLERQPCLNHSSSS; encoded by the coding sequence ATGGAACGTTTCTTCAGTCCCCGAACGCTGATCTATGCCTGGAATAAGATTGAGTTACTGATTACCATCTACTTGCTGCTCATCGCTGAGCAAACCTTCCTGCGCAACTCAAAATATGTTGTCTATGGCCTAGTTGCTCTTTTAGTTTTAAAGCACTGGAAAAGAGTCACCTATGCTACGACACGAGACATCATTTTGCCGGTACTCGTGGTTCTTGCTGCGTTCTCCGTGATGTGGTCTGCTGCTCCTCATGTGACAGCAGATGAGATGGATTTGGTCTGGCGCTCTACATTTTTTGGGGTTTACATTGGGGCGCGGTATACCCCGAAGGAACAAATGCAGCTGCTTGCGTGGGTATGCGGAGCTGCAGCCATCCTTAGTTTAATTTATATACTATTCATTCCATCCACCGGGATCTCTTTCACAAATGGGGAAGAGACATGGCAAGGTATCTATAAACACAAACAGTATTTAGGGAGAATGATGACGCTTGGGGCGGTTATTTTTGCCTTGAATTTAGCCGCACACCCCAAGCAACGCTGGATTAACTTGTCTGGCTTTATTTTAACAACGGTAATGCTTGTATTAGCTCGAAGTACAACCAGCTTAATTGTATTTATCATCGCTTTACTCATCTTATCCCTGCAGAATTTTGTGAAATTGGGTTATAAGCTCAAAATTTTTCTGCTGGCAACGATTACGTCGCTGATATGCATCGTTTCTATTTTGATTCTTGGGAATTTAGAATTCATCGTAGTTGACTTTTTAGGTAAGGATCTTACGTTCAGTGGCCGTACAGAAGTCTGGACCATGGCAATTCAAAAAGGTGCAGAACGCTTCTGGTTAGGGTATGGCTACTCAGGATTTTGGACATCTTCCGAATCTTCTCAAATTTTGAACAGCACATGGGCGCTGTCAAAGTCTGCAGGGGAGGGTCGCTTCCATGTGCATAGTGGTTTTATCGACTTGTTCCTGCAATTAGGCATGTTAGGCCTGGCATTATTCTCGATAGGCTTTTTCCTGACGTTGTCTAGAGTGATCGTGTTACTGACGAGGACTCATCAGATAGAGTTTCTCTGTATGTTTCAGATCTTAATCTTGAAAATACTGTTTAATACAACTGAAACGATGACAATTCTGTCAGGAAATATTTTCTGGCCACTGTATGTGTCTATCGTTTTGTCTTCTATCATTCAGCGACAGCGACTGTTGCGGGTAAGTACTCGAGAAATCATCAACTTAGAGCGCCAGCCTTGCCTCAATCATTCTTCCTCTTCATAG
- a CDS encoding glycosyltransferase family 4 protein codes for MNVLLLSTSDIEGGAARAAYRLHQGLQGINVNSQMLVQSKSSHDAAVFAPKTNLASNVANSRVTFDALPLKLYPQRHQVPFSPQWVPDSVQSKIARINPEIINLHWVNAGYIRIESLAKLRQPIVWTLHDMWPFTGGCHYNQGCDRYRQTCGACPQLQSHKTNDLSRWIWHRKAKAWRQRKLTIVALSSWLKDCAQSSALFKDLRIELIPNGIDTQVYKPADKRLARELLGLPQDKSIALFGAVKATSDKRKGFHLLQSALQELSRAGWGDRLELAVFGASRPENAPDFGLASHYLGSFQDDLSLSLVYSAADVFVLPSVQDNLPNTVIEALACQVPCIAFKVGGMPDMIEHQRNGFLAQPYEISDLAKGIAWVLENKERHQKLSWSAREKVEQAFTQQRQAQCYASLFSNLLSVS; via the coding sequence ATGAACGTTCTACTGCTGAGCACTTCGGATATTGAGGGCGGTGCGGCCCGTGCTGCTTATCGACTGCACCAAGGATTGCAGGGCATCAATGTAAACTCGCAAATGCTAGTTCAAAGTAAATCTAGTCATGATGCCGCCGTATTTGCTCCGAAGACCAACTTGGCCTCTAATGTGGCTAACTCCCGAGTGACTTTTGATGCGCTTCCACTCAAGCTTTATCCTCAACGCCATCAGGTTCCCTTTTCTCCGCAATGGGTTCCAGACTCAGTTCAGTCAAAGATTGCTCGAATTAATCCCGAGATTATTAACCTCCATTGGGTGAATGCAGGATATATCCGTATAGAATCACTGGCTAAATTACGGCAACCCATTGTCTGGACGCTGCACGACATGTGGCCGTTTACGGGCGGATGCCACTATAACCAAGGCTGCGATCGCTACCGCCAGACTTGCGGGGCCTGCCCACAATTGCAGAGCCACAAGACGAATGATCTCTCTCGATGGATATGGCACCGTAAAGCAAAAGCCTGGCGGCAGCGTAAACTCACCATCGTTGCATTGAGTTCTTGGTTAAAGGACTGTGCCCAATCTAGTGCCTTATTTAAGGATTTGCGGATTGAGTTAATTCCGAATGGAATTGATACCCAGGTTTATAAACCCGCTGACAAGCGGCTCGCTCGTGAACTCTTAGGGCTACCGCAAGATAAATCGATTGCTCTATTTGGTGCAGTAAAGGCTACTAGTGATAAGCGCAAAGGGTTTCACCTGCTGCAGTCGGCGCTGCAAGAGCTTAGCAGGGCAGGATGGGGAGACCGCTTAGAACTTGCTGTGTTTGGGGCATCTCGTCCAGAGAATGCTCCTGATTTTGGTTTAGCTTCACACTATCTAGGGAGCTTCCAGGATGACCTGTCTCTATCGCTAGTCTACTCGGCGGCAGATGTCTTTGTCTTACCATCTGTTCAAGATAATCTGCCTAATACAGTTATAGAAGCGCTTGCCTGTCAGGTTCCCTGCATTGCCTTTAAGGTGGGCGGTATGCCAGATATGATTGAGCACCAAAGGAATGGGTTTCTAGCCCAACCCTATGAAATTTCAGACTTAGCAAAAGGCATTGCCTGGGTTCTGGAGAATAAAGAGAGACACCAGAAACTTTCATGGAGTGCCCGAGAAAAAGTGGAACAAGCGTTTACTCAACAACGTCAAGCTCAATGTTACGCCTCATTATTTTCTAATCTCTTGTCTGTGAGTTAA
- a CDS encoding exostosin family protein: MKIKIFSDQQFLHHDMEPDPIHYPFWLETQNSSKYSWLNLYDKYIDVGHTIFESADIEEADFAVMPPNWRTIRGDSWRSKINQNAEHLGIQFSQVVKRANKPLIVFFSGDCSDEDIPMKDAIVFRQSAYCSRFKANDFSLPAFCEDAIEFYFDNQLPVRHKQEKPIVGFCGFLRSDSFKRKIQTALYYVITLVTRGRVGVSPYKGEILRSNAIELLSKSHSVETNFLIRRSQVFFENSNLEYKQKVRSEFVQNIIGSDYVLCCRGSGNYSIRLYETLACGRIPIFIDTDCVLPYDFAIDWKKYCVWIDENDLPNIAEKIADFHEKLSAEEFIDLQYNCRKLWKEWLSPEGFYSNLYRHFGLSN, from the coding sequence ATGAAAATCAAAATTTTCTCAGATCAGCAATTTCTTCATCACGATATGGAACCTGATCCTATTCATTATCCGTTTTGGTTGGAAACTCAGAATAGCTCAAAATATTCATGGTTGAATCTGTATGACAAGTATATAGATGTTGGTCACACTATATTTGAATCTGCTGATATAGAAGAAGCTGATTTTGCTGTCATGCCTCCTAATTGGAGAACTATCCGAGGCGACTCTTGGAGGAGCAAAATAAATCAAAATGCGGAACATTTGGGTATTCAATTTTCTCAAGTGGTGAAACGCGCTAATAAGCCACTGATTGTTTTCTTCTCCGGAGATTGTTCTGATGAAGATATCCCTATGAAAGATGCTATTGTGTTTAGGCAGTCTGCTTATTGTTCTCGATTTAAAGCGAATGATTTTTCACTTCCAGCTTTTTGTGAAGATGCAATTGAGTTTTACTTTGACAATCAACTTCCTGTTCGACATAAACAAGAAAAACCGATTGTTGGCTTTTGTGGGTTCTTAAGATCAGATTCATTTAAGAGAAAAATCCAAACAGCTCTGTACTATGTAATAACTTTAGTTACTCGAGGAAGAGTAGGTGTATCTCCTTATAAGGGTGAAATATTGAGATCTAATGCTATAGAACTTTTATCTAAGAGCCATTCTGTAGAGACAAATTTCTTGATCCGAAGGTCTCAAGTATTCTTCGAGAATTCAAATTTAGAATATAAACAAAAGGTTCGCTCTGAATTTGTTCAAAATATTATCGGGAGCGATTATGTTCTTTGTTGTCGTGGCTCTGGCAACTATTCTATTCGTCTCTATGAAACACTGGCTTGTGGCAGAATTCCGATTTTTATTGATACAGACTGTGTGTTACCTTATGATTTTGCTATTGATTGGAAAAAATATTGTGTTTGGATTGATGAAAATGATCTTCCAAACATCGCAGAGAAAATTGCTGATTTCCATGAAAAATTATCGGCTGAAGAATTTATAGATCTACAGTACAATTGCCGAAAGCTTTGGAAAGAATGGTTATCCCCTGAAGGATTTTATTCTAACCTTTATCGGCACTTTGGCCTAAGTAATTGA
- a CDS encoding sulfotransferase — protein MTLPNFLIIGAQKAGTTALSHYLTQHPQIHMSSIKEPGFFDFENEPPNFKGPGDLALYSSVVTTLDDYSELFDQVSNEIAIGEATTWYLYSKKAPERIKYYLPDVKLIAILRNPIDRAYSGFMHAVRDERETLDFAEALALENQRITDNWEYLWRYQDMGFYGEQLERYLSKFNQEQVRIYLYDDLCNSPECLLKDVFQFLEVSQEHIPKVFTRMNISGRKRSGLIEELLKDTNPTKQIGKLLLPLQFRKQLANRIRTFNYVKNECSLAVRMKLIDLYREDIMKTQSLIGRDLSHWLVA, from the coding sequence ATGACGTTACCTAATTTTTTGATTATCGGTGCTCAAAAGGCCGGGACTACGGCCCTTAGCCATTATCTAACTCAGCATCCTCAGATACATATGAGTTCGATTAAGGAACCAGGCTTCTTTGATTTTGAGAATGAGCCCCCAAATTTTAAAGGCCCTGGTGACCTAGCGTTATATTCTTCAGTCGTCACAACGCTAGACGACTATTCTGAATTGTTTGATCAAGTCTCTAATGAAATTGCCATTGGCGAAGCCACGACTTGGTATCTATACAGTAAAAAAGCCCCAGAGCGGATTAAGTACTATCTGCCTGATGTTAAATTGATTGCGATTTTGAGAAACCCAATAGATCGGGCGTACTCCGGCTTTATGCATGCTGTTAGAGATGAGCGTGAGACACTAGATTTTGCTGAAGCTTTAGCGTTAGAGAATCAGCGTATTACTGATAATTGGGAATATTTGTGGCGATATCAAGATATGGGTTTTTATGGAGAACAATTAGAACGATATTTGTCTAAATTTAATCAAGAGCAGGTTCGAATATATTTATATGATGACTTGTGTAATAGTCCTGAATGCTTGTTGAAAGACGTTTTTCAGTTTTTAGAGGTAAGTCAAGAACACATTCCAAAAGTGTTCACACGTATGAATATTTCAGGACGAAAAAGGAGCGGACTCATTGAAGAATTACTTAAGGATACCAATCCTACCAAACAAATTGGTAAGCTATTGCTCCCTTTACAGTTTAGGAAACAACTTGCAAACCGAATCAGAACCTTTAATTATGTAAAGAATGAGTGTTCACTTGCAGTTCGGATGAAGCTAATTGATCTTTACAGAGAGGATATTATGAAAACCCAATCTCTGATTGGGAGAGATCTGTCTCATTGGCTAGTTGCTTAG
- a CDS encoding glycosyltransferase family 2 protein: protein MSSHQLETPVVFIIFKRPETTQKVFEAIRRVKPKKLFVIADGPRHDRPQEPEQCAETRTIIDRVDWECEVFKDYSEVNLGCAKRVSSGLDWVFNQVEEAIILEDDCVPDVSFFRFCEILLAQYREDERVFALTGHNHLSEWKSEIQSYHFSHYFDCWGWATWRRVWQKYDLKMELWTQPDVKERVRAVIADDRQFLNRAKPLDATYAGEINSWAYQFFFLCLLHAGFTVTPSVNLIANVGFDANSTNTTDADDDRAKVKVGTLRFPLQAPKKEEADREYDYQRYKKVWETTFKSRVFRKIKKIASFAQI from the coding sequence ATGTCTAGTCATCAGCTAGAAACTCCGGTTGTATTCATTATCTTTAAGCGACCTGAGACCACACAAAAGGTTTTTGAAGCTATCCGCCGCGTCAAGCCTAAAAAGCTTTTTGTCATTGCTGATGGGCCGAGGCACGATCGCCCCCAAGAGCCGGAGCAATGTGCTGAGACTCGCACTATTATTGATCGAGTTGATTGGGAGTGTGAGGTCTTTAAAGATTATTCAGAGGTGAATCTAGGTTGCGCAAAGCGAGTCTCTAGTGGCTTAGACTGGGTATTTAACCAAGTTGAAGAAGCCATCATCTTAGAAGATGACTGTGTCCCTGACGTATCTTTTTTCCGCTTTTGTGAGATACTGCTGGCCCAATATCGAGAGGATGAAAGGGTCTTTGCACTAACTGGCCATAATCATTTGTCTGAATGGAAATCTGAGATCCAGAGCTACCACTTTTCTCACTATTTTGACTGTTGGGGTTGGGCAACGTGGCGGCGAGTCTGGCAGAAGTATGACCTCAAGATGGAACTCTGGACACAACCAGACGTCAAGGAACGCGTTAGAGCGGTCATTGCGGATGACCGTCAGTTCTTGAATCGGGCAAAACCTTTAGATGCCACTTACGCAGGTGAGATTAATAGCTGGGCCTATCAGTTTTTCTTTCTCTGCCTCCTGCATGCAGGCTTTACAGTAACACCCTCGGTCAATCTAATTGCAAACGTTGGGTTTGATGCAAATTCAACGAATACGACAGACGCTGACGATGACCGAGCAAAGGTCAAAGTAGGGACGCTCCGCTTCCCGCTTCAAGCGCCTAAAAAAGAGGAAGCTGATCGAGAATACGACTATCAGCGCTACAAGAAGGTTTGGGAAACAACCTTCAAAAGTCGAGTTTTTCGCAAGATCAAAAAAATTGCCTCCTTCGCCCAAATTTGA